In the genome of Hymenobacter taeanensis, one region contains:
- a CDS encoding phosphatidylserine decarboxylase family protein, with amino-acid sequence MKIHKEGRRILFFTLLALVAINLLLFRYNARYDDFNKIFAVISVIVFLALLQFFRSPARRLFTHEDLVIAPADGKVVVIEDVHEPEYFDDVRKQISIFMSPINVHITRNPISGIVRYFKYHPGNYLVAWHPKSSTKNERTTVVVESEAGPFVLFRQIAGAMARRIVWYVNEGDEVSQGEEFGFIKFGSRVDIFVPVDTEVKVQMGEKVKGGQTIIAQLKTETTSLF; translated from the coding sequence ATGAAGATTCACAAAGAAGGACGACGAATTTTATTCTTTACGTTGCTGGCCCTGGTGGCCATCAACCTACTGCTGTTCCGCTATAATGCCCGCTACGATGATTTTAACAAGATTTTCGCGGTCATTTCGGTAATCGTCTTTCTGGCGCTGCTTCAGTTTTTCCGGAGCCCGGCCCGGCGCCTCTTCACCCACGAAGACTTGGTTATTGCCCCTGCCGATGGCAAGGTGGTTGTAATTGAGGATGTGCACGAGCCAGAATATTTTGATGATGTGCGCAAGCAAATCAGCATATTCATGTCGCCCATTAACGTGCACATTACCCGTAACCCTATCTCGGGTATTGTGCGCTACTTTAAATACCACCCCGGTAATTACTTGGTGGCCTGGCACCCCAAGAGCAGTACCAAGAATGAGCGCACCACGGTAGTGGTTGAGTCAGAGGCTGGCCCGTTTGTGCTGTTCCGGCAAATTGCCGGCGCCATGGCCCGCCGCATTGTGTGGTATGTAAACGAGGGCGACGAAGTAAGTCAGGGTGAGGAGTTTGGCTTCATCAAGTTCGGCTCTCGCGTAGATATTTTCGTGCCGGTTGATACAGAAGTAAAAGTACAGATGGGTGAGAAAGTGAAAGGTGGCCAAACCATCATCGCTCAACTAAAAACCGAAACCACCAGCCTGTTTTAA
- a CDS encoding dihydrofolate reductase family protein: MRKVVLYIATSLDGYIASPDGSVEWLPTPPPNEDYGYGNFLATADATLQGRATYEQVLTLGDWPYPTLTNYVFTRRPPTEPAHPSVHFVTEDPVSFVSQLKQQEGNTIWLIGGSMLAAPLLAAGVVDELMLFIVPQLLGAGIPLWRAQPQPRPLVLLNQQAWPDGMALLHYQLPAQESQQAVGRSAQQ, from the coding sequence ATGCGTAAAGTTGTCCTGTACATAGCCACCAGTCTGGATGGCTACATTGCCTCCCCGGATGGCTCCGTGGAATGGCTACCCACCCCGCCGCCCAACGAAGACTATGGGTACGGCAACTTCCTGGCCACCGCCGATGCTACGCTACAAGGCCGCGCCACCTATGAGCAGGTACTCACCCTCGGCGACTGGCCCTACCCAACCCTAACCAACTACGTATTTACCCGCCGCCCGCCTACGGAGCCCGCGCACCCGTCCGTACACTTCGTGACCGAAGACCCGGTTAGTTTCGTGAGCCAGCTCAAGCAGCAGGAAGGCAATACTATCTGGCTGATTGGGGGCAGTATGCTGGCGGCACCGCTGCTGGCGGCTGGCGTGGTAGATGAGCTCATGCTGTTCATTGTGCCGCAGTTGCTGGGCGCAGGCATTCCGTTGTGGCGGGCCCAGCCACAGCCACGGCCCCTGGTGCTGCTGAATCAGCAGGCCTGGCCCGATGGCATGGCACTTCTGCATTACCAACTGCCCGCGCAGGAAAGCCAACAGGCTGTCGGCCGCTCGGCTCAGCAGTAG
- a CDS encoding GAF domain-containing protein produces the protein MAEELHLDTTLTKAEQYRQLLPQIEALTTGEPDLIANLANTAAALRQAFGFFWVGFYLVKDNELVLGPFQGPIACTRIRRGKGVCGTSWDRAETVLVPDVEQFPGHIACSSDSKSEIVVPVLKAGQVVAVLDVDSDQLNDFDQADQEALEQLMAAAARWF, from the coding sequence ATGGCCGAAGAACTGCACCTCGATACTACACTAACCAAAGCGGAGCAATACCGCCAACTTCTTCCTCAAATTGAAGCCCTGACCACTGGCGAGCCTGACTTGATAGCCAACCTCGCTAATACCGCGGCGGCACTGCGCCAGGCCTTTGGGTTTTTCTGGGTGGGCTTTTACCTGGTAAAAGACAACGAACTGGTGCTGGGACCCTTCCAAGGCCCTATTGCGTGCACTCGTATCCGGCGGGGCAAGGGCGTGTGCGGTACCAGCTGGGACCGCGCCGAAACAGTGTTGGTTCCCGATGTAGAGCAGTTCCCCGGCCACATTGCCTGCAGTTCCGACTCGAAGTCGGAGATTGTGGTGCCCGTGCTGAAGGCTGGGCAGGTAGTAGCCGTGCTGGACGTGGACAGCGACCAGCTCAACGACTTTGACCAAGCCGACCAGGAGGCGCTGGAGCAACTGATGGCCGCCGCCGCGCGGTGGTTTTAG
- the ribD gene encoding bifunctional diaminohydroxyphosphoribosylaminopyrimidine deaminase/5-amino-6-(5-phosphoribosylamino)uracil reductase RibD: MSATDFDHLMMRRALDLARLGTGYARPNPIVGCVITHKGRIIGEGWHQQYGGPHAEVNAVASVTEQDLLPQSRVYVTLEPCSHYGKTPPCADLLIAKGVAEVVVCNLDPNPLVAGRGITKLREAGIAVETGLLEEEGRWLNRRFFTFQEKQRPYVVLKWAETADGYLAGPYFQPVAISGRLAQVVVHQWRTEEQAILVGTRTALHDNPRLNVREWPGQNPIRLVIDKNLCLPPTHQLLDGSQPTIVYTYRERDATNNLAYEPLSAANDLFPQILHNLYERNVQSVLVEGGPTVLNSLLKDGLWDEARVIRSPKVLGGGVAAPQMGLTGLREQFALGEDEVFVYQRQALGQVVPTR; this comes from the coding sequence ATGTCTGCCACCGACTTCGACCACCTCATGATGCGCCGGGCCCTCGATCTTGCCCGCTTGGGCACGGGCTACGCGCGTCCAAACCCTATTGTTGGTTGTGTAATCACCCATAAAGGCCGAATAATTGGGGAAGGCTGGCACCAGCAGTATGGCGGTCCGCACGCGGAGGTGAATGCCGTAGCGTCCGTTACTGAGCAGGATCTGCTACCGCAAAGCCGGGTGTATGTTACGCTGGAGCCCTGCTCCCACTACGGTAAAACCCCACCCTGCGCCGATTTACTGATTGCGAAAGGCGTGGCGGAAGTAGTAGTGTGTAACCTCGACCCTAACCCGCTGGTAGCTGGCCGTGGCATTACCAAGCTCCGCGAAGCAGGTATTGCAGTAGAAACCGGACTGTTGGAGGAAGAAGGACGCTGGCTCAACCGCCGGTTCTTCACCTTTCAAGAAAAGCAACGGCCTTATGTAGTACTTAAATGGGCCGAAACGGCCGATGGCTATTTGGCTGGTCCCTACTTTCAACCCGTGGCTATTAGTGGCAGGCTGGCGCAGGTAGTAGTGCACCAGTGGCGCACTGAAGAACAAGCCATTTTAGTAGGTACCCGTACCGCCTTGCACGACAACCCGCGCCTGAACGTGCGGGAGTGGCCCGGCCAAAACCCCATCCGGTTAGTCATTGATAAAAACCTGTGCCTGCCGCCTACTCATCAGCTGCTTGACGGCAGCCAGCCCACTATCGTCTACACATATCGGGAGCGGGATGCTACCAACAACCTGGCCTACGAGCCACTGTCGGCAGCCAACGACTTGTTTCCCCAGATTCTGCATAACCTCTATGAGCGTAACGTGCAGTCGGTGCTGGTAGAAGGTGGGCCCACCGTGCTCAACTCCCTGCTCAAGGATGGACTCTGGGATGAAGCGCGGGTTATTCGGAGCCCTAAGGTGCTGGGGGGAGGAGTAGCAGCCCCGCAGATGGGCCTGACTGGCCTACGCGAACAATTTGCACTGGGAGAGGATGAGGTATTTGTGTACCAGCGGCAGGCGCTAGGCCAGGTAGTGCCGACGCGGTAA
- the prmC gene encoding peptide chain release factor N(5)-glutamine methyltransferase, translated as MPTVRQLTTALSEALQTIYSLSEADSVAGLVLEHLLGLSPLQRRMQAQEPVAEPVAQKLAAIQARLLTHEPLQYVLGTAHFAGLELEVSPATLIPRPETEELVALITREQQGRRSLHILDVGTGSGCIPVALGLSLPGCTLTAVDISSQALAVAQRNAARYAVSVDFQEVDILTAEPQLLGQLDVIVSNPPYVLEEERDLMRPNVLAYEPTTALFVPNHDPLLFYRRIAELGQQFLRSGGCLYFEINERYAHATSSMLQELGYQQCEVQTDIFDKDRMARATWLGT; from the coding sequence ATGCCAACGGTTCGCCAGCTTACTACTGCTTTATCAGAAGCCCTACAAACCATTTACTCCCTCTCCGAAGCTGATTCGGTAGCTGGACTGGTGCTAGAGCATTTGCTAGGCCTCTCGCCGCTGCAGCGCCGCATGCAAGCCCAGGAGCCCGTAGCAGAGCCGGTAGCCCAGAAGCTAGCCGCCATTCAGGCCCGGCTGCTAACGCATGAGCCTTTACAGTACGTGCTGGGTACAGCGCACTTCGCCGGCTTAGAGCTGGAAGTATCTCCGGCCACGCTTATTCCGCGCCCCGAAACGGAGGAACTGGTAGCACTGATAACCCGGGAGCAGCAAGGCCGCCGCAGTTTGCATATTCTGGATGTTGGCACGGGCTCAGGGTGCATTCCGGTAGCGCTAGGCCTGTCACTGCCTGGTTGCACCCTCACGGCCGTAGATATTTCTTCCCAGGCCTTAGCCGTGGCGCAGCGCAACGCTGCCCGGTACGCCGTCTCTGTCGATTTTCAGGAAGTTGATATTCTGACCGCTGAGCCCCAACTCCTGGGGCAGTTAGACGTGATAGTGAGCAACCCGCCTTATGTACTGGAAGAAGAGCGCGACCTTATGCGCCCTAACGTACTGGCCTACGAGCCCACCACGGCCCTGTTCGTGCCCAACCACGACCCCCTGCTGTTTTATCGCCGAATTGCGGAGCTCGGGCAGCAGTTTCTGCGCTCGGGCGGTTGCTTGTATTTCGAGATAAATGAGCGGTACGCCCATGCTACCAGTTCTATGCTTCAGGAGCTAGGGTATCAGCAGTGTGAAGTGCAGACTGATATTTTTGACAAGGATCGAATGGCCCGTGCGACCTGGTTAGGGACTTGA
- a CDS encoding acyltransferase yields the protein MAEPLAYYAHSTAILDEGCRIGDGCRIWHFSHVSAGAELGPDCSLGQNVFVADGVRLGRNVKVQNNVSLYTGVECADDVFIGPSVVFTNVLNPRSAVPRRHEYRPTLVERGTSIGANSTIVCGVRLGEYAFVGAGSVVTTDVASYSLVYGNPARPHGWMSTHGHRLDFNSTGLATCPESGQKYRLSKNQVFPINSEV from the coding sequence ATGGCGGAGCCCTTGGCTTACTATGCGCACTCAACTGCCATCCTGGATGAGGGATGCCGCATTGGTGATGGCTGCCGTATCTGGCACTTCTCGCACGTGAGTGCAGGGGCCGAACTCGGTCCTGATTGTTCCCTGGGTCAGAACGTATTCGTAGCCGATGGCGTACGGTTGGGCCGAAATGTGAAGGTACAGAACAACGTTAGCCTCTATACTGGCGTAGAGTGCGCCGATGATGTCTTTATCGGTCCTTCTGTGGTCTTCACTAATGTGCTAAATCCGCGCTCCGCCGTGCCCCGCCGCCATGAGTATCGTCCAACGTTGGTAGAACGTGGCACAAGTATTGGGGCTAACAGTACTATCGTGTGTGGCGTCCGTCTCGGCGAGTATGCTTTCGTGGGTGCAGGGTCGGTAGTTACTACTGATGTAGCTTCTTATTCCCTAGTGTATGGCAATCCCGCCCGTCCTCATGGCTGGATGAGTACGCACGGCCACCGGCTGGATTTTAATAGCACTGGCTTGGCTACTTGTCCTGAAAGTGGCCAAAAATATCGCCTGTCTAAAAACCAGGTTTTTCCTATCAACTCTGAAGTATAA
- a CDS encoding nucleotide sugar dehydrogenase, producing MYEQLLQKQTNLAVIGLGYVGLPIALEFARKIKVIGFDINAKRVEMMRNNIDPSGELDAKDFEGCDIEFTDSLDVLREATFYVVAVPTPIDEHAMPDLKPLLGASSSVGKVLKKGDYVVFESTVYPGCTEEDCIPVMEKHSGLSFANGDFKVGYSPERINPGDKEHTLSSIVKVVAGCDAESLEEIAKTYELVVKAGVHRASSIKVAEAAKIIENTQRDVNIALMNELSMIFDRMSINTYEVLEAAGTKWNFLKFSPGLVGGHCIGVDPYYLTYKAKELGYDAKVILSGRTTNDNMGAYIARKTVQTMIKQGKDVAKGRVLVMGATFKENVEDIRNSKVADVIQELKNFSVNVDIIDPHADSDELNHEYGFRLTPQDQIRNDYDAVIVAVSHQPYMKLDEAYFKSITNQPAVVVDIKGLFRNKIQELAYWSL from the coding sequence GTGTACGAGCAACTCCTCCAGAAACAAACCAACCTGGCCGTTATTGGCCTCGGCTACGTAGGCCTACCCATCGCCCTCGAATTTGCCCGTAAGATTAAAGTGATTGGCTTTGATATCAATGCGAAACGGGTGGAGATGATGCGTAACAACATCGACCCTAGCGGCGAACTGGATGCCAAGGATTTTGAGGGCTGTGACATTGAGTTTACCGATTCCCTGGACGTACTGCGCGAAGCTACTTTCTACGTGGTAGCAGTGCCTACACCCATCGATGAACATGCTATGCCCGACCTGAAGCCCTTACTAGGCGCTTCCTCTTCGGTAGGCAAAGTTTTGAAAAAGGGTGACTATGTGGTGTTTGAAAGCACCGTCTACCCCGGCTGCACCGAGGAAGACTGCATTCCGGTGATGGAAAAACATTCAGGCTTAAGCTTCGCCAACGGCGACTTCAAAGTAGGCTATTCTCCTGAACGAATTAATCCTGGCGACAAAGAGCACACGCTTTCCAGCATTGTGAAGGTAGTAGCGGGCTGCGATGCTGAGTCACTGGAAGAAATTGCTAAAACCTACGAGCTGGTAGTGAAAGCGGGTGTACACCGCGCCAGTAGCATTAAGGTGGCTGAGGCAGCTAAGATCATTGAGAACACCCAGCGCGATGTAAATATTGCCCTGATGAACGAGCTCTCTATGATCTTCGACCGCATGAGCATTAATACCTATGAAGTGCTGGAAGCCGCCGGAACGAAGTGGAATTTCCTGAAGTTCTCGCCCGGTCTGGTAGGCGGCCACTGCATTGGCGTTGATCCTTACTACCTCACCTACAAGGCTAAAGAGCTGGGCTACGATGCTAAAGTGATTCTCTCTGGCCGCACCACCAACGATAACATGGGGGCCTACATTGCCCGCAAAACGGTGCAGACCATGATCAAGCAAGGCAAGGACGTAGCCAAAGGCCGCGTGTTGGTAATGGGTGCCACCTTCAAAGAAAACGTAGAAGACATCCGTAACTCCAAGGTGGCTGATGTTATCCAAGAGCTGAAGAACTTTTCCGTAAACGTAGATATCATCGACCCCCACGCCGACTCTGATGAACTGAACCATGAGTACGGCTTCCGTCTGACTCCACAGGATCAGATTCGCAATGATTACGACGCGGTAATCGTAGCTGTGAGTCATCAGCCATACATGAAGTTGGATGAAGCTTACTTTAAGTCTATTACCAACCAGCCAGCTGTAGTAGTGGACATAAAAGGCCTCTTCCGCAATAAGATTCAAGAATTGGCTTACTGGAGCCTGTAA
- the galE gene encoding UDP-glucose 4-epimerase GalE, translated as MERTKILVTGGAGYIGSHAVVELYNAGFLPVIVDNFSNSREQVLDGLEHILGVRVPVHNVDCNDEEALRAVFAEEGNLRGVIHFAAYKAVGESVAKPLEYYRNNVGSLLALLSVMREFGVNALVFSSSCTVYGIPDQLPVTEQTPTKKANSPYGATKQMCEDILRDIAAVPEQPLRTILLRYFNPIGAHPSAEIGELPLGVPQNLVPFVTQTAAGIREQLTIYGDTYDTPDGTNIRDYVHVVDLAKAHIVAVQRLLNGQGETVETFNVGTGNGNSVLEVVQAFERATGQKLNYKIGAPRPGDVPAIYADVTKATAELGFTTTSTLEEALASAWHWQQALDQKK; from the coding sequence ATGGAGCGCACCAAAATATTAGTAACAGGAGGCGCGGGCTATATTGGCTCGCACGCAGTAGTAGAGCTCTATAATGCTGGTTTTCTGCCGGTTATTGTAGATAACTTCAGCAACTCGCGCGAGCAGGTACTAGATGGCCTAGAGCATATTCTGGGTGTGCGCGTGCCGGTGCACAACGTTGACTGCAATGATGAAGAAGCTCTGCGTGCTGTATTTGCCGAGGAAGGCAACCTGCGCGGAGTAATTCATTTCGCTGCTTATAAGGCGGTAGGAGAGTCGGTGGCGAAACCCCTGGAGTACTACCGCAACAACGTAGGCTCACTGCTGGCTCTGCTTTCGGTAATGCGGGAGTTTGGCGTGAATGCGCTGGTATTTTCGTCTTCCTGCACGGTATATGGCATTCCAGACCAACTACCCGTAACCGAGCAGACGCCCACTAAAAAGGCCAATTCACCTTACGGCGCTACCAAGCAAATGTGTGAAGACATTCTGCGCGATATTGCCGCCGTGCCTGAGCAGCCCCTGAGAACCATTCTGCTACGTTACTTTAACCCAATTGGGGCGCACCCGTCGGCTGAAATTGGCGAGCTGCCACTAGGGGTTCCTCAAAACCTGGTGCCATTTGTAACGCAAACGGCCGCTGGCATCCGGGAGCAACTCACTATCTACGGCGATACTTACGACACCCCCGATGGTACCAATATCCGCGACTACGTGCACGTGGTGGACTTGGCCAAGGCGCACATTGTAGCCGTACAGCGCCTGCTGAACGGCCAAGGTGAAACCGTTGAAACTTTTAACGTGGGTACCGGTAACGGCAACTCAGTGCTGGAAGTAGTACAGGCGTTTGAGCGGGCTACTGGCCAGAAGCTGAACTACAAAATAGGCGCGCCTCGTCCCGGTGATGTGCCCGCCATTTACGCCGATGTAACAAAAGCTACGGCTGAGTTAGGGTTTACCACTACCTCTACTCTGGAAGAAGCACTAGCCAGTGCCTGGCATTGGCAGCAGGCTCTTGATCAAAAAAAATAA
- the rfbB gene encoding dTDP-glucose 4,6-dehydratase, with translation MKIIITGGAGFIGSHVVRLFVTKYPEYQILNLDALTYAGNLENLRDIESAPNYRLVKGDITDQAFVDQLFATEEPDAVIHLAAESHVDRSITDPLAFVKTNVLGTVHLLNAAKNLWKPLGYEGKTFYHVSTDEVYGSLDFGPEMFTEETSYDPRSPYSASKASSDHFVRAWHHTYGLPVKLSNCSNNYGPNHFPEKLIPLAIHRIQHGQPVPVYGKGENVRDWLFVKDHATAIDAVFHKGKLGDTYNIGGVNEWANLELIHLLCDTLDEKTGKEKGTSRKLITFVTDRAGHDLRYAIDSSKIMNELGWKPSVTFEQGLSQTVDWYLENTEWLEHVTSGAYQQYYQQQYATR, from the coding sequence ATGAAAATCATCATCACCGGCGGAGCCGGCTTCATTGGGTCGCACGTGGTGCGCTTGTTCGTGACGAAGTATCCAGAGTATCAGATTCTGAATCTGGATGCCCTGACGTACGCCGGCAACCTCGAAAACCTGCGCGATATTGAGTCGGCACCTAACTACCGTTTGGTGAAAGGCGACATTACGGACCAAGCCTTCGTAGATCAGCTGTTTGCAACTGAAGAGCCCGATGCGGTAATTCACCTGGCGGCTGAGTCGCACGTTGACCGTAGCATCACCGATCCGCTGGCATTTGTAAAGACCAACGTACTAGGCACGGTACACTTGCTTAACGCAGCCAAGAACCTCTGGAAGCCGCTGGGCTATGAAGGCAAAACCTTCTACCATGTAAGCACTGATGAAGTGTACGGCTCCCTGGATTTCGGTCCCGAGATGTTCACCGAAGAAACCAGTTACGACCCTCGTTCTCCTTACTCAGCTTCCAAGGCTTCTTCTGACCACTTCGTGCGGGCCTGGCACCACACTTACGGCCTACCCGTGAAGTTGAGCAACTGCTCCAATAACTACGGTCCTAACCACTTCCCCGAGAAACTGATTCCGCTGGCTATCCACCGCATTCAGCACGGGCAACCCGTACCGGTATACGGTAAGGGCGAAAATGTACGCGACTGGCTGTTCGTGAAAGACCATGCCACCGCCATCGACGCCGTGTTCCACAAGGGCAAGCTGGGCGATACGTACAACATCGGTGGCGTGAATGAGTGGGCCAACCTGGAGCTCATTCATCTGCTCTGCGATACCCTGGACGAGAAAACCGGCAAAGAAAAAGGCACTTCGCGCAAGCTCATCACCTTCGTAACCGACCGCGCTGGCCATGATTTGCGCTATGCTATTGATAGCAGCAAAATCATGAACGAGCTGGGCTGGAAACCATCCGTTACGTTTGAGCAAGGCCTATCACAAACGGTAGACTGGTACCTGGAGAACACGGAGTGGCTTGAGCACGTGACTAGTGGTGCTTATCAGCAGTACTACCAGCAGCAATACGCTACGCGCTAG
- a CDS encoding SDR family oxidoreductase, whose amino-acid sequence MYNTPFHNQPIDNLAFLVTGGAGFIGSNLVEYLLKYGAKEVRVLDNYSNGFRKNVALFEGNPALRVIEGDIRDRQTCIDACQGIDVVLHQAALGSVPRSINDPITSNDVNVGGFVNMLVGAKEAGVKRFVYAASSSTYGDHKALPKVEDRIGKPLSPYAVTKYANELYADVFGKTYGMEIIGLRYFNIFGPRQDPNGAYAAVIPLFIDAVLEGKSPRMNGDGGQTRDFTFVENCVQANIKAALVQNPEAVNQVYNIAVADRTSLNDLFNILKEEAGSDINPEYGPDRPGDIRDSLADISKAQNLLGYNPQIRIREGLQKTLAWFKTHQEFIAERN is encoded by the coding sequence GTGTACAATACGCCTTTTCACAACCAGCCCATTGATAATCTGGCTTTCCTGGTAACAGGTGGAGCTGGCTTCATTGGCTCTAACCTGGTTGAATACCTGCTTAAGTACGGAGCCAAAGAAGTGCGAGTGCTAGACAACTACTCAAACGGCTTCCGCAAAAACGTTGCGCTGTTTGAAGGCAACCCAGCCTTGCGAGTAATTGAGGGGGATATCCGCGACCGGCAAACCTGCATTGATGCTTGCCAGGGTATTGATGTAGTGCTGCACCAGGCGGCGCTGGGCTCCGTGCCGCGCTCCATCAACGACCCCATCACGAGCAACGACGTAAACGTGGGAGGTTTCGTGAACATGCTGGTAGGCGCTAAAGAGGCAGGCGTGAAGCGCTTTGTATATGCCGCGTCCTCCTCAACGTATGGCGACCATAAGGCCCTGCCAAAGGTTGAAGACCGTATTGGCAAGCCGCTGTCGCCTTATGCCGTGACCAAATATGCCAATGAGCTCTATGCCGACGTATTCGGTAAGACGTATGGTATGGAAATTATCGGCCTGCGCTACTTCAACATCTTTGGTCCCCGCCAAGACCCGAATGGGGCTTATGCCGCCGTTATTCCGCTCTTTATTGATGCTGTACTGGAGGGCAAGTCGCCGCGCATGAACGGTGATGGTGGCCAGACCCGGGACTTTACCTTCGTGGAAAACTGCGTGCAGGCTAACATTAAGGCGGCACTCGTGCAGAACCCAGAGGCCGTGAACCAAGTGTACAACATTGCGGTAGCCGACCGGACCTCGCTCAACGACCTGTTCAATATCCTGAAGGAAGAAGCCGGATCAGATATCAACCCTGAGTACGGCCCTGACCGCCCCGGTGATATCCGCGACTCGCTGGCTGATATCAGCAAGGCGCAAAACCTACTGGGCTACAACCCTCAGATCCGCATCCGGGAGGGCTTGCAGAAAACCCTCGCTTGGTTTAAGACGCATCAGGAGTTTATTGCCGAGCGAAATTAG
- the rfbA gene encoding glucose-1-phosphate thymidylyltransferase RfbA: MKGIILAGGSGTRLHPLTLAVSKQLMPVYDKPMIYYPLSILMMAGIKDILIITTPHDQEQFKKLLGDGKNLGCNFQYTIQEVPNGLAQAFVLGADFIGDDKVALVLGDNIFHGEGMEELLKSNNNPDGGVVYAYHVHDPERYGVVEFDENHKALSIEEKPKQPKSNYAVPGLYFYDNVVIEIARNLKPSPRGEYEITDVNQEYLRRGKLKVGILGRGTAWLDTGTFESLMQAGEFVRVLEQRQGLKVGSIEEVAYRQGFIDADQLRKIAEPLRKSGYGDYLLRLPEQLLM, from the coding sequence ATGAAAGGTATTATCCTCGCCGGTGGCTCTGGCACCCGTTTGCACCCGCTTACCCTGGCTGTTTCCAAGCAACTGATGCCCGTCTATGACAAGCCGATGATTTATTATCCGCTGTCGATTCTGATGATGGCAGGTATTAAGGATATCCTCATCATCACGACGCCACATGATCAGGAGCAGTTCAAGAAGCTGCTAGGCGACGGCAAGAACCTGGGGTGTAACTTCCAATACACCATTCAGGAGGTACCCAATGGCCTGGCTCAGGCCTTTGTGTTGGGCGCAGACTTCATCGGCGACGACAAGGTGGCGCTGGTGCTGGGCGACAACATCTTCCACGGCGAAGGCATGGAAGAGTTGCTTAAGTCTAATAACAACCCCGATGGCGGCGTGGTGTATGCCTACCACGTGCATGACCCTGAGCGCTACGGCGTAGTGGAATTCGATGAAAACCACAAAGCGCTCAGCATTGAGGAGAAGCCTAAGCAGCCCAAGAGCAATTACGCAGTCCCTGGCTTGTACTTCTACGACAACGTGGTAATCGAAATTGCCCGCAACCTCAAGCCCAGCCCCCGTGGCGAGTACGAGATTACAGACGTTAACCAGGAGTACCTGCGTCGGGGTAAGCTGAAAGTAGGTATTTTGGGTCGGGGCACTGCCTGGCTTGATACCGGCACCTTTGAGAGCCTGATGCAGGCCGGCGAATTTGTGCGCGTATTGGAGCAGCGCCAGGGCCTGAAGGTGGGCTCTATTGAAGAAGTGGCCTACCGCCAAGGATTCATTGATGCTGACCAGCTGCGCAAGATTGCCGAGCCTCTACGCAAGAGCGGTTACGGCGACTACCTGCTGCGCCTGCCCGAGCAACTGTTGATGTAA